In Anolis sagrei isolate rAnoSag1 chromosome 5, rAnoSag1.mat, whole genome shotgun sequence, the DNA window ccctgtctctcgtccccgccagccgcacctgtgaagcaggcgggatagagagcagggcctccccagaagatctgagggtcctggcgggctgataggcagagatacgttcggataggtaacttgggccagaaccgtttagggctttaaaggccaacgccagcactttgaattgagcccggtagcagatcggcagccagtggagctggcgcagcagaggagtggtatgctccctgcgctccgctcctgttagtatcatggctgccgaacgttggactagttggagcttccgagcccacgtagagagcgttgcagtagtctaaacgggatgtaaccagagcgtggactaccgtggccaagtcctcTAGGTAGTGAAGTTACTGTTACATTAGCCATCAAGTTATTGTAAAATTAAATCATTGTGAAATTAACAGTAGAACTTAGGAGTAATTATAGATAAAGCTAATTAAGGTTTTCAGGATTGTATTTCTCAGCATTTGAAATTTTCCTTAGTCTTAATGATTGATCAACATATACTATGCATgcttcccccaccccccaaacagCAGCTTATAATTATTGTTGGATATTATTAATGAAATATACAGGCCAAACAGCTACAAATTTGTCTCAAATTAGTTCTTCAAATTTAGTCgctttcattcagttgttggtaCCATTAGAAATCTTATGTCAGACCTCTATGGAGATGGAATGATCAAAGTGGCATAAggtatgttttatttttgcagaATATGCCCAACTCTTTGCTGCACTGATTGCAAGAACTGCTAAggatattgatgttttaatagaTTCCTTGCCCAGTGAAGAATCAACAGCCACATTACAGGTAGGATTATAATAATcattttgttttatgtattgtcatcTTCCACCTAGAAGTAAAAACAATTTAGATGTTTCAGAATAACtgtgaagcatttttaaaaagggttttctgGCAGCTTACCAAAACCTTACAATTAGCATGATGTTTTATTAATTTCATTGTTACCCAAAGCAGTATTGTGTGTCTAGGTAGATAGCTGAAATGGAAGGGGTCATGAAAGATTAAATTATAAAAGTGACTGGCACAGAGAAGTCCACAGCAGCTGCAATctgaataatatatttttatattaactATGTCTTTGAAAACATCTTGAAAGTGGCATCTTGAATGTGTAATTGTGTTGGAGTTTTCCTGGGAGCAACTCCCATTGAGCAGAATTTTGCTCTACATAGCTATTTGTATTAAAAGCCACTATggtttatatttttgttgttgttattaaggcAGTGTCATACATGAAGTAAGTATTTGACTAGCTTTTCAGAACATGCTATTGAAGAACATAACTCCTTGAAGAAAAAATATATTCCTGATGGCATTTATTCTGGTTGAATTTCTTatttttgtttaacaataaaaaagcatttaaatatttaaagtggtatttatttctttaaatctGCTCTGCCTTTTCACAAAATGTCAAGGAATATCTTAAAAACATCAAAAGAACAGAGCCATTATAATGTTAAAATGCAGAAACCAAAAGCAAAATTCAACAGCCATCACCAGTATTTGCCAAAACAAAGCAGTCTAGCTGAAATTTAAGAACAGAACACACGAGAGAGTCATCAGAATGAATCCCTGTATAAATAAACAGCTAAAATCTCTAAGGCTGCCCTCTGCCCAATAAGTTTCAAAGATGAAACAAAAGTTGATTTAGGTAATCTGTAGCATCCAGGACTTGGAGCTGAGAGGCCTAGAATCTTGCCAAATGATAGAAACTGATGACTAGCCTAATTGCTGCTATTTTGCTAAAGCACCTAAACTACATCTCTTAAATCTATTCCAGTTGTAAATATTTGGAAATACATCAAAATAATTCAGCTTGTTACTGAAATAGGCAATAACACACAGCATTGCAACATGTTAAGGCATTCAATTTTCTTAAGCAATTTCAGTAtagctctttttttctttcaagtgTATATTCATTTTAGGTTCAGAAAAATCCTGGTAACATTTTTGTTCTGTTCAATGACTAGGCAGCAAGCCTGTATCGCTTGGAGGAAGAGAACCATGAGGCAGCCGCACGTCTTGAAGAGGTAGTTTATCGTGGGGATATGCTATTGGAAAAAATTCAGACTGCGTTAGCTGACATTGCTCAATCACAGCTGAAGACAAGAAGTGGCACTCATAGTCAAACAATTCAAGACTAACAGCAGCAAGTAGCCAAGCCCTGAAACAAAATGTGAACCTTTGCGAAATGGAGGCAAGGGATTGGGTGGACAAAGAAACCCAAACCGTGCATCACTGAAGACCCTGAAAGATTTCTGCTGCCATGTTTAAGAGAGAAACTATACTAAGAAGTGTCCTCCTTTCATATCGTACTGTACTGGAGTGAgaagcaattacaaattaaacAGTTCTGGAATTTTATTTTGCAGTTATTTTTGTTAAGACCAAGCTCTGAATTTCACTACTTTTTCAGTAGGTCAGAATTTCTCACCCGGCAGTTTTGTAGAGTCACAATAAAATGCTTCAGGTAAGGAATTGTGTTTGTGGTTGATGTATGTGGTATCTTTATAGCAGAAGAACTTTGGAAATTCGGTCTTTTTGAGGTTAAGACAATCTGAGCAAATAAAACTGGTTTGCTATATATCTTGTCTTTACCTTAAGaactatttttccccaaaatcccaCAAATGTGCATTTGAATAACATGCATTGGcagaacaagaaaagaaaaagaagcagagcATTCGACAATTAAAATTTACAGTTTGAGAGGCTTAGAAGATCACGAAGGTCTTCCAGTGCTGAGATAGTTGCAAACTAAGAACTAAGCAGAGGGTGTTgtataaaaaaaatgtgtttgaaTGCAGATCCACCCAAGTCAAAGCATTTGTACCCATTTTGGGGAACATCTTTTAAACTCAATACAAAGAATAGAATTGTATTCAGCCATGTAATTTTATATGAAGTGTTTTCCAATTTATACATTTCTGTGTCCTGTACAAATATATAGGCATTTGGAATACTGTTTTCCCAAACTGCATTACAACAAAGAAATTATAGGTTTTGATGTCTAACTCCACTCTACTTTATGATCAGGTTTAGAAAGGGCAAATTTTGAAAGCTCAAATTGAAATGCATTTCTCACCAATCATCCTTTCCACCTGTACTTTATGTGAATtttctgtttgacagtggaaaagTTCTAGAAAAGACAGTAGAAAAGTTCTAGAAACTTTGAATGTTCTATTTAACAGTAGAAAAGTTCTAGAAAACACAGAAAAGTTCTAGAAAAGTTCTAGAAAATGTGAAAGGACTTTCACCATTGGCCTCTCATCAACTcataataccatatttactcaaatctgatGCACACCCCTTTGGACTAAACTATATCACCAAAATTTAGGTTCATTAGATTTGATGGAGCTGCTTTTCTGCTTCTGAAAGTGAGGCCTGACAAAGGGCTGCCTTATCTCTTAGGGTGGCTGAGCAATTTAGGAAGCATCATCCCAGGTAGCACACCTTTTTCGGCGGCCAAGGCAGGAAAGACGcgcaagggaaaagggaaaggtgcgcgcctttctctcctcccatgcCCTGTGTGCGCCTTTACCACTGCTGCCGAGGAAGACGCAGCGGCGGTAAAGGCGCGCACAGGgcatgggaggagagaaaggcgcgcacctttcccttctccctcgcaCATCTTTCCTGCCTCCGCCGCCGAAAAAGGTGCGCGTgcggcaagagaggaaggggagtggcGTGCACTTGCCCCTTCCCCCTCACCCCATGCGCGGCTTTCCTGCGTCCTCCCGCCGCTGCCCCCTCCACCGTGGCCGCACATGGGACAAGGAAGAAGGTACGTGCGCGGCAAGAGTGGAAAGAGAGCGGTGAACACTTTCCCCTCGCCCCATGcgcggcttttctgcttcctcccgccGCTGCCACCTCCACCGCGGCTGCGCATgggaccaggaagaaggagagcaagccTGTGAAAAAGCCTGCCACAGGGGCTTCCTTCTCCTCTGCTGCCGCCGAGGAAAGCTCGTGCTCCGCGAGGGGGGGAGGGAATGACAGAAagactgggtggtcatctgtcaaacggaccagtagcagctgcatttttcaccctcagcttatactcgagtcaataagatttcccagttttttgtggtaaaatcaggtgcctcggcttatattcgggtcagcttatattcgagtatatatggtaagtgaCATATAAGTGACAAGTAATTTGCAATTAGGAATGGACGCAGTGCTCCCTTTTTAGTTATGGGAATGATGAATATAGTTCTGAGAGTGGGGAAAACAAAGAGGCTCATATACTTCCACATGTTAAATCTAACTTTAGCTAAATCAAGTGAACAAAGGAAATGTAAGCTGTAATCTTTATACAAGTTGGAAGTTTGGTCTTTCTGAAGTGTGGGTTAAGTCAATCCAAACAAATGAAGTGTGGATTGGCTTAAATCTTGTCTTAGCATTTAGTAGaataacctttttttttcttttcaaaatgcagTAAATGTCATGAGAAACAAAAGCTGTGTTGTAGGGACAAACAAGCCccaaagattaaaaaaatagCACCAACACATTAAACAATTAAGATTTACTATATAAAAGGCCTGGGGAATTACAAAGGTCTTTATCTAATGCTGAGAATGTTACAAAATGTGTGTTCTCTACATGTTAATTCAGATTTATTGTGCCACAAAAATGCAGTTTCTGTAACAGGTTGTAGTCCTTATTTTCAGGTGAATGAAGTCTTCAACTGCTTGAGCCTTTAAAAGAACTGCTTGAAGAAACCTTGCTGTCCCTTTTAGTCGTCAGTGGCTATGACAAACTCCTTCTCATTCTGGgattgaaaaacaaaaaataaagggaAATAACAGGTcagcatattatttattattatttattaactttatttgtaccccgctaccatctccccaagggactcggtgcgacttacatgaggccgagcccaagcacagcaataaaagcaataaaacatcaatacaagcaattaaaaaacatagacaaaaatacacaacattataaaaaaaaaccttcctcaTCTTGGAAACATTTAACTTAATGACCTTTCACACTAAAGTTATGACCTGCTTACATAAGAATAAAATCTGAAGAATTGGGCATTGGTTTGACATCTATTATTTAGCAGATTTTAATATCCTGTCTGTAGAAACTAAATTGCACTATTAATTTAGCTACAAACAAGAAATTGTTTTACTATTTTGTGTGTTTTCTAATGTGTCATAAAATGTGCTCCCCTGCTAGAGATCACTTAGTTATACTCAGGgccttccacacggccatataaaccagaatatcaaggcagataatctaaaatatctgctttgaactggattatctgagtcacactgtca includes these proteins:
- the MED21 gene encoding mediator of RNA polymerase II transcription subunit 21 — translated: MADRLTQLQDAVNSLADQFCNAIGVLQQCAPPASFSSIQTAINKDQPTNPTEEYAQLFAALIARTAKDIDVLIDSLPSEESTATLQAASLYRLEEENHEAAARLEEVVYRGDMLLEKIQTALADIAQSQLKTRSGTHSQTIQD